The Bos taurus isolate L1 Dominette 01449 registration number 42190680 breed Hereford chromosome 13, ARS-UCD2.0, whole genome shotgun sequence genome contains a region encoding:
- the SIRPB2 gene encoding signal-regulatory protein beta-2 isoform X1, producing MVVSLGDHRRCPVPSLMPTLTCLAPSSPCSWLLALLLVLSGVPEQSKGSKWQVLQPEGPMLVAEGETVLLRCTVVGSCTDDMIKWVKVSSQDQQEIYNFKHGFFPGVMPMIQKMLEPLNCDYSIYIHNVTGKHVGTYHCVRSDGSSEHSGKMLDGGTSVLVKGPGNTGPDLWIIQPQELVLATPGDTVFLNCTVLGVGPPGPIRWFRGTGLNREAIYNFRGISYSNVTAVQASNNDFSILLHGISTEHAGTYYCVKFQTKLNRQYLSGQGTRLRVKVNHTSLQGSEFTKERTTKIFPSGLLSVLTLAVLGLKTVTLAALLLALVVCWRSP from the exons atggtggtcaGTCTAGGGGACCACAGGAGATGCCCTGTGCCCTCTCTGATGCCCACCCTGACCTGCCTGGCTCCCTCATCTCCCTGCTCCTGGCTGCTGGCACTGCTCCTTGTCCTCTCCG GAGTTCCTGAGCAGAGCAAGGGGAGTAAGTGGCAGGTGCTGCAGCCCGAGGGCCCCATGCTGGTGGCAGAAGGGGAGACAGTCCTGCTGAGATGTACAGTAGTCGGCTCCTGCACTGATGACATGATCAAGTGGGTCAAGGTGAGCAGCCAGGACCAGCAAGAAATTTACAACTTCAAGCATGGCTTCTTCCCCGGGGTGATGCCTATGATCCAGAAGATGCTGGAGCCGCTTAACTGTGACTATTCCATCTATATCCACAATGTCACTGGGAAACATGTTGGAACCTATCACTGTGTGAGATCTGATGGCTCAAGTGAGCACTCAGGAAAGATGCTGGATGGAGGCACCTCCGTGCTTGTGAAGG GACCTGGGAACACAGGGCCAGACCTCTGGATCATCCAACCCCAGGAATTGGTGTTGGCAACGCCTGGAGACACCGTCTTTCTGAATTGCACAGTGCTTGGAGTTGGTCCCCCAGGACCCATCAGGTGGTTTCGGGGGACTGGTCTGAACCGGGAGGCCATCTACAACTTTAGAGGCATCTCCTACTCCAACGTGACTGCGGTCCAAGCCTCCAACAATGATTTCAGCATTCTTCTGCATGGCATCTCCACCGAGCATGCAGGAACCTACTATTGTGTAAAGTTTCAGACTAAACTCAACAGGCAGTACCTATCCGGACAGGGCACCAGGTTGAGAGTCAAAG TAAATCACACTTCTCTCCAAGGGTCAGAATTCACCAAGGAACGTACAACCAAGATATTTCCATCAG GGCTCCTGTCTGTCCTCACACTTGCGGTCCTGGGACTGAAAACAGTGACCTTGGCTGCACTCTTGCTGGCCCTGGTTGTCTGCTGGAGAAGCCCTTGA
- the SIRPB2 gene encoding signal-regulatory protein beta-2 isoform X3: MVVSLGDHRRCPVPSLMPTLTCLAPSSPCSWLLALLLVLSGVPEQSKGSKWQVLQPEGPMLVAEGETVLLRCTVVGSCTDDMIKWVKVSSQDQQEIYNFKHGFFPGVMPMIQKMLEPLNCDYSIYIHNVTGKHVGTYHCVRSDGSSEHSGKMLDGGTSVLVKGPGNTGPDLWIIQPQELVLATPGDTVFLNCTVLGVGPPGPIRWFRGTGLNREAIYNFRGISYSNVTAVQASNNDFSILLHGISTEHAGTYYCVKFQTKLNRQYLSGQGTRLRVKEFTKERTTKIFPSGLLSVLTLAVLGLKTVTLAALLLALVVCWRSP, from the exons atggtggtcaGTCTAGGGGACCACAGGAGATGCCCTGTGCCCTCTCTGATGCCCACCCTGACCTGCCTGGCTCCCTCATCTCCCTGCTCCTGGCTGCTGGCACTGCTCCTTGTCCTCTCCG GAGTTCCTGAGCAGAGCAAGGGGAGTAAGTGGCAGGTGCTGCAGCCCGAGGGCCCCATGCTGGTGGCAGAAGGGGAGACAGTCCTGCTGAGATGTACAGTAGTCGGCTCCTGCACTGATGACATGATCAAGTGGGTCAAGGTGAGCAGCCAGGACCAGCAAGAAATTTACAACTTCAAGCATGGCTTCTTCCCCGGGGTGATGCCTATGATCCAGAAGATGCTGGAGCCGCTTAACTGTGACTATTCCATCTATATCCACAATGTCACTGGGAAACATGTTGGAACCTATCACTGTGTGAGATCTGATGGCTCAAGTGAGCACTCAGGAAAGATGCTGGATGGAGGCACCTCCGTGCTTGTGAAGG GACCTGGGAACACAGGGCCAGACCTCTGGATCATCCAACCCCAGGAATTGGTGTTGGCAACGCCTGGAGACACCGTCTTTCTGAATTGCACAGTGCTTGGAGTTGGTCCCCCAGGACCCATCAGGTGGTTTCGGGGGACTGGTCTGAACCGGGAGGCCATCTACAACTTTAGAGGCATCTCCTACTCCAACGTGACTGCGGTCCAAGCCTCCAACAATGATTTCAGCATTCTTCTGCATGGCATCTCCACCGAGCATGCAGGAACCTACTATTGTGTAAAGTTTCAGACTAAACTCAACAGGCAGTACCTATCCGGACAGGGCACCAGGTTGAGAGTCAAAG AATTCACCAAGGAACGTACAACCAAGATATTTCCATCAG GGCTCCTGTCTGTCCTCACACTTGCGGTCCTGGGACTGAAAACAGTGACCTTGGCTGCACTCTTGCTGGCCCTGGTTGTCTGCTGGAGAAGCCCTTGA
- the SIRPB2 gene encoding signal-regulatory protein beta-2 isoform X2, with amino-acid sequence MVVSLGDHRRCPVPSLMPTLTCLAPSSPCSWLLALLLVLSGVPEQSKGSKWQVLQPEGPMLVAEGETVLLRCTVVGSCTDDMIKWVKVSSQDQQEIYNFKHGFFPGVMPMIQKMLEPLNCDYSIYIHNVTGKHVGTYHCVRSDGSSEHSGKMLDGGTSVLVKGPGNTGPDLWIIQPQELVLATPGDTVFLNCTVLGVGPPGPIRWFRGTGLNREAIYNFRGISYSNVTAVQASNNDFSILLHGISTEHAGTYYCVKFQTKLNRQYLSGQGTRLRVKGSEFTKERTTKIFPSGLLSVLTLAVLGLKTVTLAALLLALVVCWRSP; translated from the exons atggtggtcaGTCTAGGGGACCACAGGAGATGCCCTGTGCCCTCTCTGATGCCCACCCTGACCTGCCTGGCTCCCTCATCTCCCTGCTCCTGGCTGCTGGCACTGCTCCTTGTCCTCTCCG GAGTTCCTGAGCAGAGCAAGGGGAGTAAGTGGCAGGTGCTGCAGCCCGAGGGCCCCATGCTGGTGGCAGAAGGGGAGACAGTCCTGCTGAGATGTACAGTAGTCGGCTCCTGCACTGATGACATGATCAAGTGGGTCAAGGTGAGCAGCCAGGACCAGCAAGAAATTTACAACTTCAAGCATGGCTTCTTCCCCGGGGTGATGCCTATGATCCAGAAGATGCTGGAGCCGCTTAACTGTGACTATTCCATCTATATCCACAATGTCACTGGGAAACATGTTGGAACCTATCACTGTGTGAGATCTGATGGCTCAAGTGAGCACTCAGGAAAGATGCTGGATGGAGGCACCTCCGTGCTTGTGAAGG GACCTGGGAACACAGGGCCAGACCTCTGGATCATCCAACCCCAGGAATTGGTGTTGGCAACGCCTGGAGACACCGTCTTTCTGAATTGCACAGTGCTTGGAGTTGGTCCCCCAGGACCCATCAGGTGGTTTCGGGGGACTGGTCTGAACCGGGAGGCCATCTACAACTTTAGAGGCATCTCCTACTCCAACGTGACTGCGGTCCAAGCCTCCAACAATGATTTCAGCATTCTTCTGCATGGCATCTCCACCGAGCATGCAGGAACCTACTATTGTGTAAAGTTTCAGACTAAACTCAACAGGCAGTACCTATCCGGACAGGGCACCAGGTTGAGAGTCAAAG GGTCAGAATTCACCAAGGAACGTACAACCAAGATATTTCCATCAG GGCTCCTGTCTGTCCTCACACTTGCGGTCCTGGGACTGAAAACAGTGACCTTGGCTGCACTCTTGCTGGCCCTGGTTGTCTGCTGGAGAAGCCCTTGA
- the SIRPB2 gene encoding signal-regulatory protein beta-2 isoform X4 yields MVVSLGDHRRCPVPSLMPTLTCLAPSSPCSWLLALLLVLSGVPEQSKGSKWQVLQPEGPMLVAEGETVLLRCTVVGSCTDDMIKWVKVSSQDQQEIYNFKHGFFPGVMPMIQKMLEPLNCDYSIYIHNVTGKHVGTYHCVRSDGSSEHSGKMLDGGTSVLVKGPGNTGPDLWIIQPQELVLATPGDTVFLNCTVLGVGPPGPIRWFRGTGLNREAIYNFRGISYSNVTAVQASNNDFSILLHGISTEHAGTYYCVKFQTKLNRQYLSGQGTRLRVKGLLSVLTLAVLGLKTVTLAALLLALVVCWRSP; encoded by the exons atggtggtcaGTCTAGGGGACCACAGGAGATGCCCTGTGCCCTCTCTGATGCCCACCCTGACCTGCCTGGCTCCCTCATCTCCCTGCTCCTGGCTGCTGGCACTGCTCCTTGTCCTCTCCG GAGTTCCTGAGCAGAGCAAGGGGAGTAAGTGGCAGGTGCTGCAGCCCGAGGGCCCCATGCTGGTGGCAGAAGGGGAGACAGTCCTGCTGAGATGTACAGTAGTCGGCTCCTGCACTGATGACATGATCAAGTGGGTCAAGGTGAGCAGCCAGGACCAGCAAGAAATTTACAACTTCAAGCATGGCTTCTTCCCCGGGGTGATGCCTATGATCCAGAAGATGCTGGAGCCGCTTAACTGTGACTATTCCATCTATATCCACAATGTCACTGGGAAACATGTTGGAACCTATCACTGTGTGAGATCTGATGGCTCAAGTGAGCACTCAGGAAAGATGCTGGATGGAGGCACCTCCGTGCTTGTGAAGG GACCTGGGAACACAGGGCCAGACCTCTGGATCATCCAACCCCAGGAATTGGTGTTGGCAACGCCTGGAGACACCGTCTTTCTGAATTGCACAGTGCTTGGAGTTGGTCCCCCAGGACCCATCAGGTGGTTTCGGGGGACTGGTCTGAACCGGGAGGCCATCTACAACTTTAGAGGCATCTCCTACTCCAACGTGACTGCGGTCCAAGCCTCCAACAATGATTTCAGCATTCTTCTGCATGGCATCTCCACCGAGCATGCAGGAACCTACTATTGTGTAAAGTTTCAGACTAAACTCAACAGGCAGTACCTATCCGGACAGGGCACCAGGTTGAGAGTCAAAG GGCTCCTGTCTGTCCTCACACTTGCGGTCCTGGGACTGAAAACAGTGACCTTGGCTGCACTCTTGCTGGCCCTGGTTGTCTGCTGGAGAAGCCCTTGA